Proteins encoded together in one Bacteroides zoogleoformans window:
- a CDS encoding LolA-like putative outer membrane lipoprotein chaperone, whose amino-acid sequence MLKINRLLFCIWMSAVALPIVAQQPDAKEVLDRVAETFRKSGGVKISFTVRAPEGSSAGTIRLKGDKFLLEADGAKTWFDGHTQWSYLSASDEVNVSEPTPEELQSINPYALLSLYEQGYRLKMGDTDTPRLKSLYKIVLTATERKKNPQCIILYVTKDTYRPTHISMAQRQGDATVIIIHSYQTGQTYPDSLFVFDKKAYPTAELIDLR is encoded by the coding sequence ATGTTGAAAATCAATCGCCTTTTGTTCTGTATATGGATGTCCGCCGTCGCTTTGCCCATCGTGGCGCAGCAGCCGGATGCCAAAGAAGTGCTCGACCGTGTCGCCGAGACATTCAGAAAATCAGGAGGAGTTAAAATCTCTTTTACGGTGAGGGCCCCCGAAGGCTCCTCTGCCGGCACCATTCGTCTGAAGGGAGACAAATTCCTCTTAGAGGCAGATGGAGCAAAGACCTGGTTCGACGGGCATACGCAATGGAGCTACCTTTCCGCTTCAGATGAAGTAAATGTGTCCGAACCCACACCCGAAGAATTGCAAAGCATCAATCCATACGCCCTCTTATCGCTTTACGAACAAGGATATAGATTGAAAATGGGTGATACGGACACCCCCCGGCTCAAATCGCTTTATAAAATAGTGCTGACCGCCACGGAACGGAAGAAGAACCCGCAGTGCATCATCCTCTATGTGACGAAAGACACATATCGGCCCACACACATCAGCATGGCGCAGCGACAAGGAGACGCGACAGTCATCATCATCCATTCTTATCAGACCGGACAGACATATCCCGACAGCCTTTTCGTTTTTGACAAAAAGGCATATCCGACAGCCGAACTGATTGACTTGCGATGA
- a CDS encoding di-heme oxidoredictase family protein, whose translation MIKIFKYSFLLSGLLAFSACDDDGIEAQDIEVPSGFALSAGTATNFLSSSIAFDTPSDWITGIYDHRFNMGDRLYDDVRTSDNGMGGGLGPVYAGYSCGSCHRNAGRTKPTLWTEGGSGSTGFSSMLVYITRKNGAFFQDYGRVLHDQAIYGVKAEGKLKVEYTYEKFRFPDGEEYELCKPTYKITEWYADSIRPEDLFCTVRIPLRHVGMGQMMALDPKEIEALAAKSNYPEYGISGRCNYIMERGVRSLGLSGNKAQHADLTVELGFSSDMGVTNSRYPEEICEGQAQVNQGSMMGLAYDRLDVSTEDMENVDMYLQSLSVPARRNVNDPEVIKGEQNFYKAKCHLCHVTTLHTKPRGTTLLNGTQLPWLGSQTIHPYSDYLLHDMGSEIMGVGLNDNYVSGLARGNEWRTTPLWGIGLQERVNGHTYFLHDGRARNFVEAIMWHGGEGEASKNLFKNMSKKDRDALIAFLKSL comes from the coding sequence ATGATTAAAATCTTCAAATATTCATTTCTCCTTTCGGGTTTGTTGGCTTTCAGTGCCTGTGACGACGACGGCATCGAGGCGCAGGACATAGAAGTTCCCTCGGGATTTGCCTTGTCTGCCGGGACTGCAACCAATTTCCTGAGCTCCTCCATTGCTTTTGATACACCTTCCGACTGGATAACGGGTATCTATGACCACCGCTTCAACATGGGAGACAGACTGTATGACGATGTCCGCACAAGCGACAATGGCATGGGGGGAGGTTTGGGCCCGGTCTATGCGGGCTACTCCTGCGGCAGTTGCCATCGCAATGCCGGCCGCACCAAACCCACGTTATGGACGGAGGGAGGCTCGGGCAGTACCGGTTTCTCTTCCATGCTGGTTTACATCACGCGCAAGAACGGCGCTTTCTTCCAAGACTACGGACGGGTACTCCACGACCAGGCCATTTACGGCGTAAAGGCTGAAGGCAAGCTGAAAGTGGAATATACGTATGAGAAGTTCAGATTCCCCGACGGCGAAGAATATGAACTCTGTAAACCCACCTACAAGATTACCGAGTGGTATGCCGACAGCATCCGACCTGAAGACCTCTTCTGCACGGTGCGCATCCCTCTTCGTCATGTAGGCATGGGACAAATGATGGCGCTCGACCCCAAGGAAATAGAGGCGCTTGCCGCCAAGAGCAACTACCCGGAATACGGCATCAGCGGACGCTGCAACTACATCATGGAAAGGGGAGTCAGGAGCTTGGGTCTGTCGGGCAACAAGGCGCAGCATGCCGACCTCACGGTAGAACTTGGTTTCTCCAGCGATATGGGCGTGACCAACAGCCGTTATCCCGAAGAAATATGCGAAGGGCAGGCTCAGGTGAATCAAGGCAGCATGATGGGGTTGGCGTATGACCGTCTGGACGTATCGACGGAAGACATGGAAAATGTGGACATGTATCTGCAAAGCCTCAGTGTACCTGCCCGCCGCAATGTGAACGACCCGGAAGTCATCAAGGGCGAGCAGAACTTCTATAAGGCAAAATGCCACTTGTGCCATGTGACCACGCTGCACACCAAACCGCGCGGCACTACTTTGCTGAACGGAACGCAACTGCCGTGGTTAGGCAGCCAGACCATCCACCCTTATTCCGACTACCTGCTCCACGACATGGGCTCGGAGATTATGGGCGTGGGACTGAACGATAACTATGTGAGCGGCTTGGCCCGTGGAAACGAATGGCGAACCACTCCGCTGTGGGGCATCGGCCTTCAGGAAAGGGTAAACGGGCACACCTACTTCCTGCACGACGGCCGCGCCCGCAATTTTGTGGAAGCCATCATGTGGCACGGGGGCGAAGGCGAGGCCTCCAAAAATTTATTCAAGAACATGAGTAAGAAAGACCGCGACGCACTGATTGCTTTCTTGAAATCACTTTAA
- a CDS encoding porin yields the protein MKNLIIGVVLTMMMPLSVMAQHEEDTDNGVVSLAGREGFTIETKKGDFVFKPYLLVQTSANFNWYDDEGLDKAYNQDNVANSGFSIPYAVLGFTGKAFGKVAFNLSINAAAGGGALLQQAWFDVQMNKQLAVRVGKFKTPFSHAYLTTLGETLLPRLPLSLTSPVILPHSLNAVTPNIGTGFDLGVEIHGLLADKFGYEAGLFNGTGASVNTSTKTFSDDWHIPSLLYAGRLTYMPKGVMPSTQGNPNRLHEDKILFGVSGSINVESENESTNDTRVGLEFAMLKNKLYLAAEAYYMNVGFTKRQKIHRKYNYLGGYVQGGYFVAPRTQLALRYDVFNRNGTDDDGFLNMPAVGMNYFFKGCNLKLQAMYQYVARWGHDTQLDRDNDNLGLATHCATVMLQYTF from the coding sequence ATGAAGAATTTGATAATAGGAGTTGTACTGACGATGATGATGCCATTGAGTGTCATGGCGCAACACGAAGAAGATACAGATAACGGTGTAGTATCGTTGGCGGGACGTGAAGGATTTACCATCGAAACCAAGAAGGGAGATTTCGTTTTCAAACCTTACTTGTTAGTACAGACTTCCGCCAATTTCAACTGGTATGACGATGAAGGGTTGGACAAGGCATACAACCAGGATAACGTGGCCAACTCAGGCTTCTCCATTCCTTATGCCGTGCTGGGATTCACGGGCAAGGCTTTCGGAAAGGTGGCTTTCAATCTTTCCATCAACGCGGCTGCCGGTGGCGGCGCTTTGCTTCAACAGGCATGGTTCGACGTGCAGATGAATAAGCAATTGGCTGTCCGGGTGGGAAAATTCAAGACCCCCTTTTCGCATGCCTACCTGACGACGCTGGGCGAAACGCTTCTTCCGCGCCTGCCTCTTTCGTTGACATCGCCCGTCATCCTGCCTCACTCTTTGAATGCCGTCACCCCGAACATAGGTACAGGCTTTGACTTGGGTGTGGAAATTCATGGACTGCTTGCCGACAAGTTCGGCTATGAAGCGGGCCTGTTCAATGGAACGGGAGCTTCCGTAAATACCTCTACAAAGACTTTCAGTGACGACTGGCACATCCCGTCTCTGCTCTATGCCGGACGTCTGACGTATATGCCCAAAGGTGTGATGCCTTCCACACAAGGCAATCCCAACCGCCTGCACGAAGATAAGATTCTGTTCGGCGTGTCCGGCTCTATCAATGTGGAGAGTGAAAACGAGAGTACGAACGACACACGGGTAGGTCTGGAGTTTGCCATGCTGAAGAACAAGCTTTATCTGGCTGCCGAGGCGTATTACATGAATGTAGGTTTTACAAAACGCCAGAAGATACACCGGAAATACAACTATCTGGGCGGGTATGTGCAAGGCGGTTATTTTGTCGCTCCCCGTACGCAGCTTGCTCTGCGCTATGATGTCTTCAACCGTAACGGAACGGATGATGACGGGTTCCTCAATATGCCAGCCGTAGGAATGAACTACTTCTTCAAAGGATGCAACCTGAAGTTGCAGGCCATGTATCAGTATGTGGCCCGTTGGGGGCACGACACGCAGCTCGACCGTGACAACGACAACCTCGGACTGGCTACGCACTGTGCAACCGTCATGCTTCAGTACACTTTCTGA
- a CDS encoding Rid family hydrolase, with product MNNSEKRQICQSENSLTEIFRYEMEGGVSEYHVMIHATRRDDTYEEQLKAVTDAYHRLREDKLHGAVAVFKRYFLSDAANQADVLLALTAESSDCALSVVEQPPLDGTKIALWAYLLTDVRTQVLHNGLFEARHGAYRHLWGGSAFNRAANSEYQTRLLLNEYVMQLMDQGCKLADNCIRTWFFVQNVDVNYAGVVKARNEVFVTQNLTEKTHYIASTGIGGRHADPKVTVQMDTYAVDGLKPGQIRFLYAPTHLNPTYEYGVSFERGTYVDYGDRRHVFISGTASINNKGEVVHPGNIRKQTERMWENVETLLKEADCTFDDLGQIIVYLRDIADYTVVKQMYDNRFPTVPMVFVHAPVCRPGWLIEMECMGVKALENKEFAPY from the coding sequence ATGAACAATAGCGAGAAACGACAGATCTGTCAATCAGAGAATTCCTTGACCGAAATCTTCAGGTATGAGATGGAGGGCGGAGTATCGGAATATCACGTGATGATTCATGCCACCCGCCGGGACGACACCTACGAGGAACAGCTGAAAGCCGTGACCGACGCTTATCATCGGCTGCGCGAGGACAAGTTGCACGGTGCAGTCGCCGTCTTTAAGCGATACTTCCTGAGCGACGCCGCCAATCAGGCGGACGTGTTGCTGGCACTCACGGCAGAAAGCTCGGACTGTGCACTGTCCGTTGTGGAACAACCGCCGCTGGATGGTACGAAGATTGCTCTTTGGGCTTATCTGCTGACCGATGTCCGCACACAGGTGCTTCACAACGGATTATTCGAGGCAAGGCATGGAGCCTATCGGCATCTTTGGGGGGGAAGTGCTTTCAACCGTGCCGCCAACTCGGAGTATCAGACCCGCTTATTGCTGAACGAATATGTGATGCAACTCATGGATCAAGGCTGCAAGCTGGCCGACAACTGCATACGTACATGGTTCTTTGTGCAGAACGTGGATGTCAACTATGCCGGTGTGGTGAAGGCGCGCAACGAGGTATTCGTCACACAGAATCTGACGGAAAAGACACACTACATCGCCAGTACGGGCATCGGTGGCCGTCATGCCGACCCCAAAGTGACCGTGCAGATGGACACATACGCCGTAGACGGCCTGAAGCCGGGACAGATTCGCTTCTTGTACGCACCCACGCATCTGAACCCCACATACGAGTATGGTGTCAGCTTCGAGCGCGGCACGTATGTGGATTATGGCGACCGCCGCCATGTGTTTATCTCCGGCACTGCAAGCATCAATAATAAAGGAGAGGTGGTGCACCCCGGCAACATACGCAAGCAGACCGAGCGTATGTGGGAGAATGTGGAGACGCTGCTGAAGGAAGCCGACTGCACTTTCGACGATTTGGGGCAGATAATCGTGTACTTGCGCGATATAGCCGACTATACGGTGGTCAAACAGATGTATGACAATCGCTTTCCCACTGTTCCGATGGTATTCGTACATGCTCCGGTCTGCCGGCCGGGCTGGTTGATAGAAATGGAATGTATGGGCGTCAAAGCTCTCGAGAATAAGGAGTTTGCTCCTTATTGA
- a CDS encoding FtsK/SpoIIIE family DNA translocase, with the protein MARKNSTVKDTELSPSFFRKVAAILKNETMHFVIGLMLVIFSVYLLLAFSSFFFTGAADQSILDGGNAQELASTHNGVKNYAGSRGAQLASYLINDCFGISSFFILVFLAVTGLKLMKVRAVRLWKWFIGCSLLLIWFSVFFGFVFVDQYKDSFLYLGGMHGYNVSNWLTSQVGVPGVWMLLLVTAICFLIYLSAKTIIWLRKLLSLSFLKRKQKAESLPGETPEEFKTSWGVEEEKSVAEAATVREEKTIQPEEEDDPQDEITLDLGGTDAKDKTFPTKDADIPMTIETPEPELSLREHPEEKEPAFQVGTTEEEEYVGKETEPYNPCLDLENYHYPTIDLMKHYDDNGPTIDMVEQNANKDKIINTLRSFGIEISTIKATVGPTVTLYEITPEQGVRIAKIRGLEDDIALSLSALGIRIIAPIPGKGTIGIEVPNSNPKIVSGQSIIGSKKFQEATYDLPIALGKTITNEVFMVDLCKMPHVLVAGATGQGKSVGLNAIITSLLYKKHPAQLKFVLVDPKKVEFSIYSVIEHHFLAKLPDGEDAIITDVTKVVQTLNSICVEMDTRYDLLKAAHVRNIKEYNEKFINRRLNPEKGHKFMPYIVVVIDEFGDLIMTAGKDVELPIARIAQLARAVGIHMIIATQRPTTNIITGTIKANFPARIAFRVSAMVDSRTILDRPGANQLIGRGDMLFLQGANPVRVQCAFIDTPEVAEITNFIARQQGYPTAFYLPEYVDENAGGDLGDVDMGRLDPLFEDAARLVVIHQQGSTSLIQRKFSIGYNRAGRIMDQLEKAGIVGAAQGSKPRDVLCIDENDLEMRLNNLQ; encoded by the coding sequence ATGGCAAGAAAAAATTCAACGGTCAAAGATACAGAGCTGTCGCCTTCGTTTTTCAGAAAAGTGGCGGCCATATTAAAAAATGAGACAATGCATTTCGTAATAGGCTTGATGCTTGTCATCTTCTCTGTTTATTTATTGCTTGCTTTCTCGTCGTTCTTCTTTACGGGAGCAGCCGACCAAAGCATCCTCGACGGAGGCAATGCACAGGAGCTGGCCTCTACCCATAATGGGGTGAAGAACTATGCGGGTTCTCGCGGAGCACAGTTGGCAAGCTATCTCATCAACGATTGTTTCGGCATTTCTTCTTTCTTCATCCTTGTCTTTCTGGCGGTAACCGGACTGAAGCTGATGAAAGTACGTGCGGTACGCCTGTGGAAGTGGTTTATCGGCTGTTCGCTCCTGCTGATTTGGTTCTCCGTCTTTTTCGGTTTCGTTTTTGTGGACCAATACAAGGACTCTTTCCTCTATCTGGGCGGAATGCATGGATACAATGTAAGTAATTGGCTGACATCGCAAGTGGGAGTGCCGGGTGTATGGATGCTATTATTGGTGACAGCCATCTGTTTTCTTATCTATCTGAGTGCCAAAACCATTATTTGGTTGCGCAAACTGCTTTCTCTTAGCTTCTTGAAGCGCAAGCAGAAGGCGGAAAGTCTGCCGGGCGAAACTCCGGAAGAATTTAAGACGTCTTGGGGAGTGGAAGAAGAAAAGTCCGTTGCGGAAGCCGCGACCGTAAGAGAGGAAAAGACGATTCAGCCCGAAGAGGAGGATGACCCCCAGGATGAAATTACCCTTGACTTAGGAGGCACTGACGCGAAAGACAAAACTTTTCCGACAAAAGACGCAGATATCCCTATGACTATCGAGACTCCTGAGCCGGAACTTTCTCTGCGGGAACATCCGGAAGAAAAAGAACCGGCATTCCAAGTGGGAACAACGGAAGAGGAAGAATATGTAGGGAAAGAGACAGAGCCCTACAACCCTTGCCTGGATTTGGAGAACTACCATTACCCGACGATAGACCTCATGAAACATTATGACGACAACGGGCCCACAATCGATATGGTAGAACAGAACGCCAACAAGGATAAGATTATCAACACCTTGCGCAGCTTCGGCATAGAAATCAGCACCATCAAGGCTACGGTGGGGCCTACCGTGACGCTTTATGAAATCACCCCCGAACAAGGCGTGCGTATTGCCAAAATCCGAGGACTGGAAGACGATATCGCCCTCAGCCTCTCCGCATTGGGCATCCGCATCATAGCCCCTATACCGGGCAAGGGAACCATCGGTATCGAAGTACCTAACTCCAACCCGAAAATCGTTTCCGGTCAAAGCATCATAGGCAGTAAGAAATTTCAGGAGGCTACCTATGACTTGCCCATTGCACTTGGCAAGACCATTACGAACGAGGTCTTTATGGTAGATTTGTGCAAGATGCCTCACGTGCTTGTGGCAGGCGCCACCGGTCAGGGTAAGTCTGTGGGGCTGAATGCCATCATCACCTCCTTGTTATACAAGAAGCATCCGGCGCAACTGAAGTTTGTGTTGGTAGACCCCAAAAAAGTGGAGTTCAGCATTTATTCCGTCATCGAGCATCATTTCCTTGCCAAATTGCCGGATGGAGAAGATGCCATCATCACGGATGTGACGAAAGTGGTGCAAACCCTGAACTCCATTTGTGTGGAAATGGACACCCGTTACGATTTGCTGAAAGCCGCCCATGTGCGTAACATCAAAGAGTATAATGAGAAGTTCATCAACCGTCGCCTGAATCCCGAGAAGGGGCATAAGTTCATGCCCTACATCGTGGTGGTCATCGACGAGTTTGGCGACCTGATCATGACGGCCGGCAAGGATGTGGAACTGCCCATTGCCCGTATCGCCCAGTTGGCGCGTGCCGTGGGTATCCACATGATAATCGCTACGCAAAGGCCTACCACCAACATCATTACGGGTACGATCAAAGCCAACTTCCCGGCCCGTATAGCGTTCCGTGTGTCGGCAATGGTCGATTCGCGCACCATCCTCGACCGTCCGGGAGCCAATCAGCTGATAGGACGAGGCGATATGCTGTTCCTGCAAGGTGCCAATCCGGTGCGTGTGCAGTGCGCTTTCATCGATACCCCCGAAGTGGCGGAAATAACCAATTTCATTGCCCGTCAGCAAGGATACCCCACCGCCTTCTACCTGCCGGAATACGTTGACGAGAATGCCGGCGGCGACTTGGGAGATGTCGATATGGGGCGCCTGGACCCCTTGTTCGAAGACGCTGCCCGTCTGGTGGTCATCCATCAACAAGGCTCCACCTCGCTTATCCAGCGGAAATTCTCCATCGGCTATAACCGTGCCGGACGCATCATGGACCAGCTGGAGAAAGCCGGAATAGTAGGGGCGGCACAAGGCAGCAAACCTCGCGACGTACTCTGTATAGACGAGAATGACTTGGAAATGCGCCTGAACAATTTGCAATAA
- the ccsA gene encoding cytochrome c biogenesis protein CcsA has protein sequence MNNKLKKILATLYACIVVVLGVTTFVEQSHGTDFVGKYIYHTGGFCSLWGALAAGAVVTFFRQRLWLRLPVLLLHASFIVILAGAMTTFLSAKKGYMHLTVGNEANSYVEQDSGLPVELPFTLRLDSFRIEYYPGTDAPADYISYIHDAPPVSMNRIFSRAGFRFYQSSFDEDMQGSWLAVNYDPWGISLTYSGYILLGVSMLWLLFSRKSEFRRLLRHPLLKKGGLFVCLSFCLAGAVQAQKRSLPALSRTRADSLASRQVIYHDRVVPFNTLARDFLLKLTGKSTYGGLTPEQVIGGWLLRPEVWKNEPMIYIKNAELRRLLHLTSPYARLVDLFDGQNYRLQELQEEKRDYRRSMTSLEKAVIEADEKVGVILMLQNGTLIRPLPGDGSVQPISDTRIRAELLYNRIPFSKLLFMFNLAVGLLAFFYLLYCGLRRSPAGGQAPLSHPIHLFLSTALYGAFLFQLFGYGLRWYIGGRIPLSNGYETMQFMALCTLFLACLFRRRFPFTLPFGFLLSGFALLVSHLGQMNPQITPLMPVLVSPWLSMHVSSIMMSYALFAFMMLNGVLAFCLRSAAVRLMLLSRLLLYPAVFFLGAGIFLGAVWANVSWGRYWAWDPKEVWALITFMVYGAAFHARSLRLFRRPLFFHACMIAFFLTVLMTYFGVNYVLGGMHSYANS, from the coding sequence ATGAACAATAAGTTGAAGAAGATTCTCGCAACTCTATACGCCTGCATAGTGGTCGTGCTTGGTGTGACCACTTTTGTGGAGCAAAGCCACGGGACTGATTTTGTGGGAAAATACATATATCATACCGGCGGGTTTTGTTCTCTCTGGGGGGCACTTGCCGCAGGGGCGGTTGTCACGTTTTTCCGGCAGCGGTTGTGGTTGCGTCTTCCCGTATTGCTGCTGCACGCCTCTTTCATCGTGATTCTGGCGGGAGCCATGACTACATTTCTTTCCGCAAAGAAAGGCTACATGCATCTCACAGTGGGCAATGAGGCAAACAGCTATGTGGAACAGGACAGCGGGCTGCCGGTCGAGTTGCCGTTCACCTTGCGTTTAGACAGCTTCCGGATTGAATATTATCCCGGCACAGATGCTCCGGCCGACTACATCAGTTACATCCACGACGCCCCGCCGGTCTCCATGAACCGCATCTTTTCTCGTGCCGGCTTTCGCTTCTACCAGTCTTCGTTCGACGAAGACATGCAGGGCAGCTGGTTGGCGGTGAACTATGACCCATGGGGGATAAGCCTGACCTATTCAGGATATATATTACTGGGAGTCTCCATGCTTTGGCTGCTTTTCAGTCGCAAGAGCGAGTTTCGCCGGCTGCTCCGGCATCCGCTGTTGAAGAAAGGAGGGCTGTTCGTCTGTCTGTCATTCTGTTTGGCAGGAGCGGTGCAGGCACAGAAAAGGAGTCTTCCGGCATTGTCGCGCACCCGGGCCGACAGCCTTGCCTCCCGGCAAGTGATTTATCACGATCGCGTGGTACCTTTCAATACGCTGGCGCGCGATTTCCTGCTGAAGCTCACCGGCAAATCCACTTACGGCGGCTTGACGCCCGAGCAGGTAATCGGCGGATGGCTTCTGCGTCCGGAAGTCTGGAAAAACGAACCGATGATTTATATCAAGAATGCCGAGCTCCGCCGCTTGCTTCACCTCACGTCGCCCTATGCACGCCTTGTCGATTTGTTCGACGGACAGAACTATCGCCTGCAAGAGTTACAGGAAGAAAAACGGGACTATCGCCGGTCGATGACATCTTTGGAAAAAGCGGTGATAGAAGCGGATGAAAAGGTGGGGGTGATACTGATGCTCCAGAACGGCACGCTGATTCGTCCCCTGCCCGGAGACGGGAGTGTGCAGCCGATTTCAGATACTCGCATACGCGCCGAGTTGCTCTACAACCGTATCCCTTTCAGCAAACTGCTTTTCATGTTTAATCTGGCGGTCGGGCTGCTGGCGTTCTTCTATCTGCTCTATTGCGGTCTGCGTCGTTCTCCGGCCGGCGGGCAAGCCCCCCTTTCGCATCCTATACATCTCTTTCTCTCCACGGCCCTTTATGGAGCCTTTCTCTTTCAGCTCTTCGGATATGGCTTGCGGTGGTATATCGGCGGGCGCATACCCTTGAGCAACGGCTACGAGACCATGCAGTTCATGGCCCTGTGTACGTTGTTTCTGGCTTGTCTGTTTCGCCGGCGTTTTCCGTTCACATTGCCTTTCGGCTTTCTGCTGTCGGGCTTTGCCCTGCTTGTTTCGCACTTAGGGCAGATGAATCCGCAGATAACTCCGCTGATGCCCGTGCTTGTTTCGCCTTGGCTCAGCATGCACGTGTCGTCGATAATGATGTCCTATGCCCTGTTTGCTTTTATGATGTTGAACGGAGTGCTGGCATTCTGTCTCCGCAGTGCTGCCGTGAGGCTGATGCTGCTCAGTCGCCTGTTGCTCTACCCGGCTGTTTTCTTTCTCGGCGCCGGCATCTTTCTCGGCGCCGTTTGGGCAAACGTATCGTGGGGACGCTATTGGGCATGGGATCCGAAAGAGGTTTGGGCACTGATTACATTCATGGTCTATGGAGCCGCTTTCCATGCGCGCAGCCTGCGCCTCTTTAGACGGCCCCTCTTCTTTCATGCCTGCATGATTGCTTTTTTCCTCACGGTTCTGATGACCTATTTCGGAGTGAATTACGTCTTAGGCGGCATGCACAGCTATGCCAATTCCTGA
- the trxB gene encoding thioredoxin-disulfide reductase, whose protein sequence is MMETEKVKCLIIGSGPAGYTAAIYAGRANLSPVLYAGLQPGGQLTTTTEVENFPGYPQGIGGPELMEDLRKQAERFGADLRYGVATAADLSKAPYKITIDEEKTIETETLIISTGAAAKYLGLEDEKKYAGMGVSACATCDGFFYRKKTVAVVGGGDTACEEAVYLAGLASKVYLIVRKPYLRASKIMQERVMQHEKIEVLFEHNAVGLYGENGVEGVHLVQRMGRPDEKRYDVPIDGFFLAIGHKPNSDIFKPYLETDEVGYIVTEAGTPRTKVPGVFAAGDVADPHYRQAITAAGTGCQAAIEAERYLSARGLL, encoded by the coding sequence ATCATGGAAACAGAAAAAGTAAAATGTTTGATTATCGGTTCCGGACCTGCCGGCTATACGGCCGCTATATACGCAGGCCGAGCCAACCTTTCGCCCGTGCTCTACGCCGGATTGCAACCCGGCGGCCAGTTGACCACAACCACCGAGGTGGAAAACTTCCCGGGCTATCCGCAAGGGATAGGAGGCCCTGAACTGATGGAAGATTTGCGGAAGCAGGCCGAACGTTTCGGCGCAGATTTGCGGTATGGCGTAGCTACCGCCGCCGACCTGAGCAAAGCCCCTTATAAGATTACGATAGACGAAGAAAAGACCATAGAAACAGAGACACTGATTATTTCTACCGGCGCCGCGGCAAAGTATCTGGGATTGGAAGACGAAAAGAAATACGCCGGCATGGGAGTCAGCGCATGCGCCACTTGCGACGGTTTCTTTTATCGCAAGAAGACCGTGGCCGTTGTGGGAGGCGGAGATACCGCCTGCGAAGAAGCGGTATACCTTGCCGGGCTGGCCTCCAAAGTCTACCTGATAGTACGCAAGCCCTACCTTCGCGCCTCCAAGATTATGCAAGAGCGCGTGATGCAACATGAAAAAATAGAAGTGCTGTTCGAGCATAACGCAGTGGGACTGTATGGCGAAAACGGTGTGGAAGGCGTGCACTTGGTGCAGCGCATGGGCCGGCCGGACGAGAAACGCTACGATGTGCCCATCGACGGTTTCTTCCTTGCCATAGGACATAAACCAAACTCGGATATATTCAAGCCCTATTTGGAGACGGATGAAGTAGGCTATATCGTCACCGAGGCGGGAACCCCACGCACCAAAGTGCCGGGAGTATTTGCCGCCGGAGACGTGGCCGACCCCCATTATCGTCAGGCCATTACGGCCGCCGGCACCGGCTGTCAGGCCGCAATCGAAGCGGAAAGATACCTTTCGGCCCGCGGGCTTCTCTGA